From the Harpia harpyja isolate bHarHar1 chromosome 16, bHarHar1 primary haplotype, whole genome shotgun sequence genome, one window contains:
- the LOC128153030 gene encoding uncharacterized protein LOC128153030 isoform X2, whose protein sequence is MDDHSPHASGLCLCREFKPTVHNAVPRAKRLLDSTEQVQALQSAKKACVLSHHCSTPDPSEKLLLCSPDSACFQGSSRFLDDTGHDDLVASSSASKYNDVVISLDTTRCFDDSEPNDSLLELSDREEGNSPFSYTEEEIQEILADDCVESEWYLTRKSTLSQNVNGESEKDESSSCTGASVVSEDANEASENAEKPNVHLSRECSSVSSECYPSLLNESASLDENHLQSAQVTRMLFDLDIQELLSLSPIDADYVDQSLEDDCLEGAEREASEAIINYCLEYDKTVRSCVLEETSEGLMSNGWQSLGVDCLGKTPFTSRDVSNFCGDHAEGSMSSDLACGQSAAGESSAPVLLRCPTPSSGSRNEELSKATKSCFLRKLDSPEDDEGESTEAEQLSNSIKTESRDMHFGSGA, encoded by the exons ATGGATGACCATTCCCCTCATGCCTCTGGGCTTTGTCTTTGTCGTGAATTTAAACCTACTGTTCATAATGCAGTTCCTAGGGCCAAAAGGCTGTTGGATTCCACAGAGCAGGTTCAGGCCTTGCAGTCAGCTAAGAAAGCTTGTGTGTTGAGTCATCACTGTAGCACTCCAGATCCATCAGAGAAACTACTGCTCTGTTCCCCAGATTCTGCCTGCTTTCAAGGATCCTCTCGTTTTCTGGATGATACTGGCCATGACGACCTTGTTGCCAGTTCTTCTGCGTCAAAATACAATGATGTAGTCATTTCTCTAGATACAACCAGATGTTTTGATGATAGTGAGCCAAATGACTCCTTGTTGGAACTGTCAGACAGAGAAGAAGGGAATTCTCCTTTCAGTTACACTGAGGAAGAGATCCAGGAAATCTTGGCAGATGATTGCGTGGAATCTGAGTGGTACCTAACTAGAAAAAGCACTCTGAGCCAAAATGTAAATGGAGAGAGTGAGAAGGATGAGAGCAGCAGCTGCACTGGGGCATCAGTTGTCAGCGAAGATGCAAATGAAGCCTCAGAGAATGCAGAGAAACCAAATGTACATCTGTCCAGAGAGTGTTCTTCAGTCAGTTCTGAATGTTATCCTAGCCTTTTGAATGAAAGTGCTAGTTTGGATGAGAACCATCTGCAGTCAGCCCAAGTAACTCGCATGCTGTTTGACCTTGACATTCAGGAGCTTCTGAGTCTTAGCCCAATTGATGCTGACTATGTAGATCAGTCTCTGGAGGACGATTGTTTGGAGGGAGCCGAAAGAGAAGCTTCAGAAGCAATCATAAATTATTGCCTAGAGTATGATAAAACTGTTAGGAGCTGTGTTCTTGAAGAAACCTCAGAGGGGCTGATGTCTAATGGCTGGCAAAGCCTGGGTGTGGATTGCCTGGGAAAGACTCCCTTTACAAGCAGAGATGTGTCTAACTTCTGTGGTGATCATGCGGAAGGATCCATGTCTTCTGACCTTGCCTGTGGCCAGAGCGCAGCTGGTGAGAGTTCAGCGCCTGTGTTGCTGAGGTGTCCCACGCCATCTTCTGGGTCCAGAAACGAAGAACTTTCCAAAGCAACAAAGAGCTGTTTTTTGAGGAAATTAGACTCTCCAGAGGATGATGAGGGGGAATCTACGGAAGCTGAACAGCTATCAAACAGCATTAAA actgaatCAAGGGACATGCATTTTGGAAGCGGAGCTTGA
- the LOC128153030 gene encoding S100P-binding protein-like isoform X1, producing MDDHSPHASGLCLCREFKPTVHNAVPRAKRLLDSTEQVQALQSAKKACVLSHHCSTPDPSEKLLLCSPDSACFQGSSRFLDDTGHDDLVASSSASKYNDVVISLDTTRCFDDSEPNDSLLELSDREEGNSPFSYTEEEIQEILADDCVESEWYLTRKSTLSQNVNGESEKDESSSCTGASVVSEDANEASENAEKPNVHLSRECSSVSSECYPSLLNESASLDENHLQSAQVTRMLFDLDIQELLSLSPIDADYVDQSLEDDCLEGAEREASEAIINYCLEYDKTVRSCVLEETSEGLMSNGWQSLGVDCLGKTPFTSRDVSNFCGDHAEGSMSSDLACGQSAAGESSAPVLLRCPTPSSGSRNEELSKATKSCFLRKLDSPEDDEGESTEAEQLSNSIKLSDTAVGQIGQEETTSGKKPGKVIPVPQEEERLNQGTCILEAELEQKKHLFPECVHPYQENCSSYTRKPQGGMR from the exons ATGGATGACCATTCCCCTCATGCCTCTGGGCTTTGTCTTTGTCGTGAATTTAAACCTACTGTTCATAATGCAGTTCCTAGGGCCAAAAGGCTGTTGGATTCCACAGAGCAGGTTCAGGCCTTGCAGTCAGCTAAGAAAGCTTGTGTGTTGAGTCATCACTGTAGCACTCCAGATCCATCAGAGAAACTACTGCTCTGTTCCCCAGATTCTGCCTGCTTTCAAGGATCCTCTCGTTTTCTGGATGATACTGGCCATGACGACCTTGTTGCCAGTTCTTCTGCGTCAAAATACAATGATGTAGTCATTTCTCTAGATACAACCAGATGTTTTGATGATAGTGAGCCAAATGACTCCTTGTTGGAACTGTCAGACAGAGAAGAAGGGAATTCTCCTTTCAGTTACACTGAGGAAGAGATCCAGGAAATCTTGGCAGATGATTGCGTGGAATCTGAGTGGTACCTAACTAGAAAAAGCACTCTGAGCCAAAATGTAAATGGAGAGAGTGAGAAGGATGAGAGCAGCAGCTGCACTGGGGCATCAGTTGTCAGCGAAGATGCAAATGAAGCCTCAGAGAATGCAGAGAAACCAAATGTACATCTGTCCAGAGAGTGTTCTTCAGTCAGTTCTGAATGTTATCCTAGCCTTTTGAATGAAAGTGCTAGTTTGGATGAGAACCATCTGCAGTCAGCCCAAGTAACTCGCATGCTGTTTGACCTTGACATTCAGGAGCTTCTGAGTCTTAGCCCAATTGATGCTGACTATGTAGATCAGTCTCTGGAGGACGATTGTTTGGAGGGAGCCGAAAGAGAAGCTTCAGAAGCAATCATAAATTATTGCCTAGAGTATGATAAAACTGTTAGGAGCTGTGTTCTTGAAGAAACCTCAGAGGGGCTGATGTCTAATGGCTGGCAAAGCCTGGGTGTGGATTGCCTGGGAAAGACTCCCTTTACAAGCAGAGATGTGTCTAACTTCTGTGGTGATCATGCGGAAGGATCCATGTCTTCTGACCTTGCCTGTGGCCAGAGCGCAGCTGGTGAGAGTTCAGCGCCTGTGTTGCTGAGGTGTCCCACGCCATCTTCTGGGTCCAGAAACGAAGAACTTTCCAAAGCAACAAAGAGCTGTTTTTTGAGGAAATTAGACTCTCCAGAGGATGATGAGGGGGAATCTACGGAAGCTGAACAGCTATCAAACAGCATTAAA TTAAGTGATACAGCTGTAGGCCAGATTGGGCAGGAAGAGACAACCAGTGGGAAGAAGCCTGGCAAAGTTATTCCTGTGccacaggaggaggaaag actgaatCAAGGGACATGCATTTTGGAAGCGGAGCTTGAGCAGAAGAAGCATTTATTTCCAGAGTGTGTACATCCATATCAAGAAAACTGTAGCTCCTACACCAGGAAACCCCAAGGTGGGATGAGGTGA